ATCTCCAAAACTTTGTGACTACTGCAAATATTGAAACTAATCATGGAAAAATTTCATTTGAATTATTACCAGACTTGGCTCCAGAAACAGTTAGAAATTTTGAAAAATTAACCAAAGATGGATTTTATGACGGAACATTATTTCATAGAGTAATTCCCGGATTTATGATTCAAGGAGGAGACCCAAATACAAAAACTGACAATAAAGGTTCTTGGGGAATGGGTGGACCAGGATATAACGTTAAAGCAGAATT
This window of the Candidatus Nitrosomarinus catalina genome carries:
- a CDS encoding peptidylprolyl isomerase, with translation MTTANIETNHGKISFELLPDLAPETVRNFEKLTKDGFYDGTLFHRVIPGFMIQGGDPNTKTDNKGSWGMGGPGYNVKAEFSSRSHLRGIVSMARAQDPDSAGSQFFIVTSDSAFLDRQYTVFGQVKEGMDVADKIVNMDKDGNDCPLEKVVMTKVTLE